TAGATCCACACAGTTAGATCCATAGTAAGGCCAGCATGAGTCCCTCAGATCTGGGTTTCCTGGACCTTCTCCTTGGTGTGAGTGGTCTTAATGACATAGGGCTCTGAGATGGTGCTGATGAGTCTGTGGTGCTGCTGATGATGCTGGCGGCTGGATGAGTGGTGCAGGGAGTTTCCCAGGTTGTTATGGGTCCAGTGAGCCCCGTAAGCAGCTCTGTCCCTGTCcatgtccctgtctctgtctctgtggaagGACGATGAGGATGATGAGATGTATCTTGTTTTTAAGATGGTGGGCAGAGCCAGCCCCGTCTCCTCAGACTCGCTAGAACCCGACCTGGCTGGTGGAACCTCGGGAACCTCCTCGTCCATCTGGATGATCTCGATGGTCCGCGCTGCCGCCACCGTGCTCCGTTGCTGGTGCCGCTTACGCAGCTTGTAGAAGGCAATCAACATGGCAGCAGCAAGGAGCGTCACGGCAACGAAGCAGCCAATGATGATCTTAGTTGTCTTCACGACCTCATCCAGGCTGGCTGAGGGGTGGATGGGGCCACGGGCCGTGGGGAGAGACACCTGGCGGGGGGTCTGGGTGCTCTGGAGCAGCATGGTGGGAGTGGAGATGAAGACGGGCTGGAACACGGAGGGCGAGGCTGGGACAGTGGGTTTGGGTTTGGGGGTCTCCTCTATGGTGGGCTCCAGCACCTCCACAGTCACTGTAGTGAAATAGGACAGGTTGGAGGTGTTGAGCTCGGCATTGCTGACATTCAGGTAGGCTGAGGCGTTGGAGTTACCTGCCATGTTAGTCACCATGCAGGTGTAGACACCCGTGTCCAACGGCAAAACATTGGAGAAGTTGAGCGTTCCGTCATTGAGGACAGAGATCCGAGGGTGAGCTGAGCCGTGGGTCAGAACGGTCCCGTTAGGAAGCAGCCATCGGACCGATGACATGGAGGCCGTAAGACACTTGAGCTCAGCCACTCTCTCTGCAGAGATGTTAAGGTCCCTAGGAGCATCCAGGATGAAGGGAGCAGAGCACTGGAATGTAGTCTGGTCCACCTCCACCAGGTATCGTCCTCTCATGTGGGCAGGGGAGTGGCAGCGGCCGCAGCAGGTGGAGTTAGTGGGGATGTACTCCCTTAGCCACCAGGACAGCCACACCACGTCACAGTCACACCTCCAGGGGTTGTGGTGGAGATGGAGCTCCACCAGGTACTGCAGCGGGGCAAAGAGGTCATGGGGGAGAGACGACAGGTTATTATGGGCTAGATTCAGCTCCACCAGCGCCGTGATGTCATCGAAGGCATTTCTCTCGATCATGGTGATCCCAGAGTTCATAATCCAGAGTTTCTGTAGCGAATGCAGGCCGCGGAAAGAGCCGGGCTTCATCTCAGGGAAAGTGTTCTCAGACATCTCCAGCTCCTCCAGGCCCGTtaggggagacaggacaggcatcTCCCTGAGGTTACACATCCCCAGGTTCAGGTACTTGAGGTTCTGCAGGCCCTCAAAGGCCCCATCAGAGATGTACTCCAGCCTCCTGAGCTCCCCCAGGTCCAGCCTCATCAGAGAGGGCACCCTGTTGAAGGCATAGGAGGGGATGCTCTCGATGGGGTTGTTCCTCAGCCACAGCTCCCTCAGCTTGGACAGGTACTCAAAAGCCCCGCTGGGGATCCCCGTCAGTCTGTTGTCAAACAGCTCCAAAGTGTTGAGGCTGGTCAGGCCGTTGAAGGCCCCAACCTCGATTTGCCTGATGGCGTTCCTGCCCAGCTGCAGCACCTCCAGATGGTGTAGGTGTCTGAAGGTGTCAGCCTGGATGGTCTCGATGCTGTTCTCCATCAGGTTGAGGTACCTGGTGTTGGTGGGGATCCCGGGGGGCACCTTGACCAGGCCACGGCGTGTACACACCACCTTACCAATCTGGTTGGTGCAGGAGCACACCGCCGGACAGTTCTGGGGGTTGGGGGGAGGACCCAGGCCGGCAGGCTGGCACACACTGAAAGCTGGCACCATGGTGAGGGCTAGCAGGGCGAGCAGGGCTGCGTTCCAGGTGGGCTGCAGAGAAACCCGGCCCACAGTACTCATGTTGCGGAGGGCTCATTATTCAGCATGTTGGGGGGAGACGGACGCTAGAGGAGGACGCACCACCCTCCTACCCTGGCTGGAGCAAGGACAGGATTCGCCACGCCATCGACGGGACTGGGAGACGCTACACATagatagacagggagagaaagagaaaaaaagatagagggagagagggagagaggaagtcagaaagagagatggagagtgataGGGggcaagaggaagagagagagggggaagagggggagggagagagattatgTGAAGGCAGAGCAGCAGCAGAGGAAAGGCTTTGCAGTGATCACCTACCACATTAGTTCTGAAACGGTCCCTTTCTTCTTCTTTTCTGAATATCACAAAAAACAATCACGAACCAGAGTCATGTGTAATTCCCTTTCCATGGAAAAACAGAAATTTCTTCTGGAAAGTGGTGGTAATGTCTGTGTGTTAACTAATGGAACAAAATGTCTCCTGTTAGCCGGTGGTGAGAGTGGAGCAGAGCAGCGTGTAGAGACTAGAGGCTCGGTGGGAAAGGACAGGCCGTGTGGGTTAAGCTAAGCAGGTGACTGGCGTCCCCCGGCTCTCTTCCTCTACCCCCGCAGACACACGGCCCCTCTGTTGACGAATCACACTGCTCCATCAAGCAGTAAAAGCCAGACACACTGAGCAGAAGGGGAAAAAATGacagaataccaacaaaaaaaatccaccGGTCTGGCAGGTcctcgtgcgtgtgtgtgtgtttctgtgtgtgtgtcggctGAGAGCCCTCCGTCTCGGTGACTTTGCCGAAGGCTAGCTGGTGCCTGATTAGCCCCGCTCTGAtggatggggaaagagagagagagaaaagctaaAGGACTCCTGACAGAGtcatccccctctactctctttttctttcttctcTTCTGGTCCTCTCCCTGCGTTGGCTTGCCTGGCCATGGCTATAGCAGCTGCAGCCTGCCGCGTGCAGCACAGTTAGCAATATTCCTCCTGAGGGGATGGGGGGAGGTGAAGAGATGGTGGTGCTGGttggagaggggtgaggaggaggagagggagcgcAGTGCTGCCGGAGCTACgctttagagagagagaagcagagggagaggaaaaAGCAGTCAAAGGAGAGAGAGTGCTCTTGTCCTCTCCTCAGTATCAGCGAGGGAAAAatagagagaagtgagagagagagagaaaaattgagagagagagagagagagagagagagagagagagagagagagagagagagagagtagactcCTGCTGTGTCGACGCGATGGTGGCTGTGCAGGGTATCTGTAACCGATTTCCGTAAACAGAGGCAGGTATGGAGGGTTCCTGGCCTGGTGCTCTCTCCCCcgaggtgtgtgtctctctgtctgtcctggtTGTCTACTAGTTGATCCCCGGGGCTGAGCTCAGGGATGAGGGCTGTAGGGATGAGGTGAGGTAGCAAGTTGTGGCAGTTAGCTCTGTGTGTGGCTGACAAGCTCCCGACTGGCTGCTGGACTACTGCAGTAACCacggtggaggagagagagggggagagagagagcaagagggagagaggggagagagcaaAAGGTAGAGTGAGAGAGCGGAAGATAGTGGCAGCAAACATCACACCGTCACAACAGCATtccaatccccctctcctcttctcttgttgttgtttattgtacagtctctctctttttttcctgtgtatgtatgtgtgtgtgtgtgtgtgtgtgtgtgtgtgtgtgtgtgtgtgtgtgtgtgtgtgtgtgtgcggggagCTAAGACTCTCTATGCCCCCTCCCTTTGTCCTTCAGAGGGAACGTGAATGTAATGCTGAcgtactcctctccctctcagacGTGGCTCACACAGccactcgcgcacacacacacgcacacgcacgcacgcacgcacgcacgcacacacacacacacacacacacacccacacacacacacacacatacacacatacacacacacacacagagcattaGTGCAGTGTATTGGTTTGATGCAGTGTAACTCTGTATTAATACATTcaacaccctcctctctctgctcaaaATGAGATCTCTGTCCTGTAtctcagagatagagagagcgaaaaGGGTGTAGAGGGGGAAGACAAGAGGTTTAATATCTCTGTCAACTCTAACCCTCAGAGCATTTCTATATGTTTCTTCCCCATCCGTTCTCCTTCCCAGAGCACAGAGCACAGTCAGCAATGCTGCTGAACAGATACACCTTACTGTGTGTACCAGCCTATTTTCCACTTGTAAAACATTATGTCACTAAATATTAATCACACGCATGATGACAAAAAGACTGTACAATATGATATTGTTAAtgaggtgctgtgtgtgtgtgtgtgtgtgtgtgtgtgtgtcatctgcgtgtgtgtgtgtgcgtgtgggggaTCTCTGACATCATTGAGGATAGAGCAGTGCTGACTCAGCTTCTCTCTGCTGGACaatcttctctcccctcctcctctcctcctctcctttcctctctacctcccctcctctcccagatAGAactagagaggaagagggagggagatagatgaGGGAGGCTAATGCACAACATTCTCAGTGAGAAGGAATGAGAAggaaaaagagagggaagagatggagggatgagggatgaggagagagcagagctGATAGCGCTGGATTAAGTGTCATTTGAATGCAAGAGGAggagtctccctctctctctctctgcctttagtTAATGgtcacatctctctctccatctctctccctctctctccatatctctccctctctctccatctctctctctctccatctatatctctccatctctttctccatctctgctTTCGTTCAGACTAGCTTCTGGGGGTGTAGTAAAGAGCTGTTCATTTCACAACAGAGCAGCACTGCTGCCTCGTTTAAGCATACAGTACATATAGCCAATCATATACACCGCTTcgtcaattccattttaattcaaGTCAATTTAGGAAAtgaattggacatgatttgaattGAAAATGCCATCATGTGAAGAGGGTATTGTAAAACCCACGCTCCATGTCCAATCAGCTTCCTAAATTGACTGGAAGCAGGTGTATAGAACATTCTATAGTAGGACACTAACACACTGTGTCGATATGTGGCTCAACACAGCAGCATTGGTATTCCTACACACTCATTCACTCTCCTCTCATGTGGACCCTAATTGCAATGTATATTG
The sequence above is a segment of the Coregonus clupeaformis isolate EN_2021a chromosome 19, ASM2061545v1, whole genome shotgun sequence genome. Coding sequences within it:
- the LOC121531953 gene encoding leucine-rich repeat-containing protein 4 → MSTVGRVSLQPTWNAALLALLALTMVPAFSVCQPAGLGPPPNPQNCPAVCSCTNQIGKVVCTRRGLVKVPPGIPTNTRYLNLMENSIETIQADTFRHLHHLEVLQLGRNAIRQIEVGAFNGLTSLNTLELFDNRLTGIPSGAFEYLSKLRELWLRNNPIESIPSYAFNRVPSLMRLDLGELRRLEYISDGAFEGLQNLKYLNLGMCNLREMPVLSPLTGLEELEMSENTFPEMKPGSFRGLHSLQKLWIMNSGITMIERNAFDDITALVELNLAHNNLSSLPHDLFAPLQYLVELHLHHNPWRCDCDVVWLSWWLREYIPTNSTCCGRCHSPAHMRGRYLVEVDQTTFQCSAPFILDAPRDLNISAERVAELKCLTASMSSVRWLLPNGTVLTHGSAHPRISVLNDGTLNFSNVLPLDTGVYTCMVTNMAGNSNASAYLNVSNAELNTSNLSYFTTVTVEVLEPTIEETPKPKPTVPASPSVFQPVFISTPTMLLQSTQTPRQVSLPTARGPIHPSASLDEVVKTTKIIIGCFVAVTLLAAAMLIAFYKLRKRHQQRSTVAAARTIEIIQMDEEVPEVPPARSGSSESEETGLALPTILKTRYISSSSSSFHRDRDRDMDRDRAAYGAHWTHNNLGNSLHHSSSRQHHQQHHRLISTISEPYVIKTTHTKEKVQETQI